A single window of Neosynechococcus sphagnicola sy1 DNA harbors:
- a CDS encoding tetratricopeptide repeat protein, producing MDNIDLNQDQKTLSTSFENQEELTREIQRGDQLLADSKLAEAAAIYMQTLQLYPTSAILHYKLGDLNLRQNQWVQASQYFHQAIELQPDLYWAHYGLGQILIEQGQLHRAAEAFRQAIELKPDFVFAHYNLAQCLTKLDFLDQAFESLQQVIELDATFHWGYFSLGKLHEKCEQHEEAIAAYRKVIELEPHHSGSNQRLALLLDGMSSNQSQSQVDKPKDDKPSEEIEPPIEVQTELDSGNEKLLSFIRQIEKGDQFVADSKLFEAAEEYLIAIQIDPTSPVAHYKYGDVGMRQNHWEVANQHFHQAIELQADFHWGHYGLGQLLKEQGQFSEAIKALQRAIEIKPDFIFAHYNLGRCLIELEHWDEASELFRNIIKLDPDFEWGYLGFQEVTTKQLEAQKKQINEDAAFAFIPPNFSEDSPISQNTEVLSAISDVIQNTVTGYLSFINDENKIFEKVDLLIDDISIGLISTIEIKRNTSTEIVKIESRRWGFQAPIIGILQSLANRNSHTNLRFKSESLSSYIAPDSYHIKAANSSGYLRISTKRFEEVIGVRLINAELMPDNILVLKISSKDNKPKNISFYAVEAESLDNFNSIELLTTITLGAGISTLNIHCDGRKNHLLVVIKNQIGQIIESDFWPDISIFSERLKPNLDFYSKIASTDRLRSASRLLSEFSWHSYGKNSLLSDQPNQNKIQFGVIIIDSHARYQACIEQSLLGLQTLMTHVYSVYRVLITIQPNESEIVIIQLGRLDPMTGVFIFDKQISIAEMTLDLATNTTYSLITQDFIGIFGGELIANLGDETDTERVVTWNSIVKDSSRNEYYTLKRPSIYLSGIDDDNPLRLESLIITSSALLKIWKSDVTVREHTHFLNRLASTAINFGCEHRHLNSFYEACIYPRFNISNVHNQSIKLDDEWYHIPLSLQIKRKSLISNSESCSIIINFRNKAHLTIDSIKSFLAQDRDRSIEFVLINNRSNVNEIHFINEEVDKMKSQHHLCQFQIIDYESEFNHSAQCNLGAKLANNDLLVFANNDIFLMTYGLLDAVLRLCQLPRVATVGTKLLRPQQGKNQKPKFMSGGIFYNPNILSVFGKSNLCEPNLPASLKQQTILTCGNTFGLVAIQKYIYEEIGGLDEINFPTDYNDVDFSIRALQKGFSHLTVNQHYALHLSRASRGDSNDLEIARKLIKYEDSVGLFHRATNFIFLD from the coding sequence ATGGATAATATAGATTTAAATCAAGACCAGAAAACGCTAAGTACTAGCTTTGAAAATCAGGAGGAATTGACCAGAGAGATTCAAAGAGGCGACCAACTTTTAGCCGATTCAAAACTTGCTGAAGCGGCTGCAATATATATGCAAACACTTCAACTTTACCCAACTTCGGCAATACTACACTATAAGCTGGGCGATCTGAATCTAAGACAAAATCAGTGGGTGCAAGCAAGTCAATATTTTCACCAAGCAATTGAGTTGCAACCTGATTTATACTGGGCTCATTACGGCTTGGGGCAAATTCTGATAGAACAGGGGCAGCTTCATAGAGCAGCTGAGGCATTCCGTCAGGCAATCGAACTCAAGCCAGACTTTGTGTTTGCTCATTACAATCTTGCTCAATGTCTCACAAAGTTAGATTTTTTGGATCAAGCATTTGAATCATTGCAACAAGTCATTGAACTTGATGCTACATTTCATTGGGGCTATTTTAGCTTAGGAAAACTCCATGAAAAATGCGAACAACATGAGGAGGCAATCGCAGCTTATAGAAAAGTTATAGAATTGGAGCCTCATCATTCTGGCTCAAATCAAAGACTAGCATTGCTTCTGGATGGTATGTCAAGCAATCAAAGCCAATCTCAAGTTGATAAACCAAAAGATGATAAGCCAAGTGAGGAGATAGAGCCTCCTATCGAAGTCCAGACCGAACTAGATTCCGGTAACGAAAAACTTTTGTCATTTATAAGACAGATTGAAAAAGGAGATCAGTTTGTTGCAGACTCAAAGCTATTCGAAGCGGCAGAAGAATATTTAATAGCCATACAAATTGATCCCACATCACCTGTAGCGCACTATAAGTACGGTGATGTAGGAATGAGACAGAATCACTGGGAAGTAGCAAACCAGCATTTTCATCAAGCAATTGAGCTTCAGGCAGATTTCCATTGGGGACACTATGGATTGGGCCAGTTGCTTAAAGAACAAGGCCAGTTCAGTGAGGCAATAAAAGCTTTACAAAGAGCGATTGAAATAAAGCCTGATTTTATATTTGCTCATTACAACCTCGGTCGGTGTCTCATTGAATTAGAGCATTGGGATGAAGCTTCTGAATTATTTAGAAATATTATTAAACTTGATCCAGATTTTGAATGGGGTTATCTAGGATTTCAAGAAGTCACCACAAAGCAGCTAGAGGCTCAGAAAAAACAAATCAACGAAGATGCAGCTTTTGCGTTTATTCCTCCCAATTTTAGTGAAGATTCTCCAATATCACAAAATACAGAGGTATTAAGTGCCATCAGTGATGTTATTCAGAATACCGTAACAGGATACCTCTCATTTATAAATGACGAAAATAAGATCTTTGAAAAGGTAGATTTGCTCATTGATGATATCTCAATTGGATTAATATCAACTATTGAAATCAAACGAAATACTAGTACTGAAATAGTAAAAATAGAATCTAGACGATGGGGATTTCAAGCTCCAATAATTGGCATTTTACAATCTCTTGCGAACCGGAATTCACATACAAATCTAAGATTCAAGTCGGAATCATTGAGTAGCTACATTGCACCTGATTCTTATCACATTAAAGCAGCAAATTCCTCTGGGTACTTAAGAATCTCAACAAAGCGATTCGAAGAAGTGATTGGTGTTAGACTTATAAATGCAGAACTAATGCCAGACAATATTCTGGTGTTAAAAATATCTAGCAAAGATAATAAACCTAAGAATATTAGTTTTTATGCTGTAGAAGCAGAAAGTCTTGATAATTTCAACTCAATTGAATTGCTGACGACTATTACTCTTGGTGCTGGTATTTCAACGCTAAATATTCATTGTGATGGGAGAAAAAATCATCTCCTTGTCGTGATCAAGAATCAGATTGGTCAGATTATTGAATCTGATTTTTGGCCAGACATCTCAATCTTTTCAGAGAGATTAAAGCCAAATCTTGATTTTTACTCAAAAATAGCTTCAACAGATCGACTTCGCTCCGCGTCTAGATTACTTTCAGAATTTTCCTGGCACTCCTACGGGAAAAATAGTCTACTAAGCGATCAGCCAAATCAAAACAAAATACAATTTGGAGTGATCATCATTGATTCCCATGCTCGATATCAAGCTTGTATTGAGCAATCACTTCTGGGACTGCAAACCTTAATGACCCATGTCTACTCTGTCTATAGGGTATTGATCACGATTCAACCTAATGAAAGTGAAATTGTGATCATTCAGTTGGGTAGGTTAGATCCGATGACTGGGGTATTTATTTTTGACAAGCAGATCTCGATTGCAGAGATGACATTGGATCTAGCAACTAATACAACTTATTCCTTAATTACGCAGGATTTTATTGGAATTTTTGGAGGTGAACTAATCGCAAATCTTGGCGATGAAACTGATACAGAGAGAGTGGTTACATGGAATTCTATTGTCAAAGATTCCTCACGAAATGAATACTATACCCTCAAAAGACCGAGTATATATTTATCGGGCATAGATGATGATAACCCCCTGCGACTAGAATCTTTGATCATTACCAGTTCAGCGCTGTTAAAGATCTGGAAGTCTGATGTAACGGTTCGAGAACATACACATTTTCTGAATCGTCTTGCATCTACAGCTATCAACTTTGGTTGTGAACATCGACACCTTAACTCGTTTTACGAGGCTTGTATTTATCCGAGATTTAATATCTCAAATGTACATAATCAATCGATAAAATTAGATGACGAGTGGTATCATATTCCACTCTCACTTCAGATCAAAAGAAAAAGCCTTATTAGCAATTCTGAATCTTGTTCAATAATTATTAATTTTAGAAATAAGGCTCATTTGACTATCGATTCGATTAAATCTTTTCTGGCGCAAGATCGAGATAGATCGATAGAATTCGTTTTAATTAACAATCGATCAAATGTAAATGAAATTCATTTTATAAATGAAGAAGTTGATAAAATGAAATCGCAACATCATTTATGTCAATTCCAGATCATTGACTATGAATCAGAATTTAATCATAGTGCTCAATGCAATCTTGGGGCTAAATTAGCAAACAACGATTTGCTTGTTTTTGCAAATAATGATATCTTCCTGATGACCTATGGTCTGCTAGATGCAGTTCTGCGGCTTTGTCAGCTCCCCAGAGTTGCGACGGTGGGGACAAAACTACTACGACCTCAGCAAGGTAAGAACCAGAAGCCAAAATTCATGTCTGGAGGTATCTTTTATAATCCTAATATTTTATCTGTTTTTGGTAAATCTAACTTATGTGAACCTAATCTACCGGCATCACTTAAGCAGCAGACGATCCTAACCTGTGGTAACACCTTTGGACTTGTCGCCATCCAAAAATATATCTACGAAGAAATTGGAGGACTGGACGAAATCAATTTTCCTACGGATTACAATGACGTAGATTTCTCCATTCGAGCTTTGCAGAAAGGATTTTCTCACTTGACTGTTAATCAGCATTATGCTTTACACTTATCACGTGCATCAAGAGGAGATTCAAACGACTTAGAAATTGCCCGAAAGCTAATTAAATACGAAGACTCTGTTGGACTTTTTCACCGAGCTACTAATTTCATATTTTTAGATTGA